In Roseimicrobium gellanilyticum, the following are encoded in one genomic region:
- the vccB gene encoding Verru_Chthon cassette protein B produces MQSNLNRLKSRLLQGFSLPEATISIAIAALGLTSLLGFLPQSMHTLKQAGDIATETRITEQILSSISNSEWVDASGNDVLTNEYQGKRYYFDDLAVELDSKNPGDWVSYVAEVEVPQSDISLPATSPVPNNGDSDPYLRRVVVKVGNANSTQFSFDDAPASTFRTYASVVSRSGK; encoded by the coding sequence ATGCAATCGAACCTGAACCGACTGAAGTCCCGCTTGCTCCAGGGCTTCTCCCTGCCTGAAGCCACCATCTCCATCGCCATAGCGGCGCTGGGGCTGACCTCCCTGCTGGGCTTTTTGCCGCAGAGCATGCACACCCTCAAGCAGGCAGGAGACATCGCCACGGAGACCCGTATCACCGAGCAGATCCTCTCCAGCATCTCCAATTCCGAATGGGTGGATGCCTCTGGCAACGACGTGCTCACGAATGAATACCAGGGCAAGCGGTACTACTTTGACGACCTCGCCGTGGAGCTCGACTCCAAGAATCCCGGTGACTGGGTGTCCTATGTCGCTGAGGTGGAAGTCCCGCAGTCAGACATCTCGCTTCCTGCCACGAGCCCGGTCCCGAACAATGGTGATTCCGATCCCTACCTGCGTCGTGTGGTGGTGAAGGTGGGTAATGCCAACAGCACCCAGTTCAGCTTTGACGATGCGCCGGCGTCGACCTTCCGCACCTACGCATCCGTGGTTTCGCGTTCAGGAAAATGA
- the vccC gene encoding Verru_Chthon cassette protein C, protein MRAQPFHRAKASGFTLLEIMISTVIVSVIMLVCVTALDQTQRTWKYSQAKVEQFREARLAFEAITRHISQATLNTYWDYHYAETGTNEAPPDAAVQPSAYVRFSELQFRTDQTINLLGATTTPADHPGHAVFFQAPLGLSQQHRELGTLLNARGYFIEFGSDVKDRPPFLGQRGIAEKFRYRLIEYRPPSERATSAPASTEQGNTVYVKPDEWFRQDLATSSEPLADNIILLLVSPRVSEATAKAANRNVSWVAPSYRYNSLDTDNSTTTVEPVQLNEDGSAKQGTQHLLPPLVQVTLVALDEPSAQRLAEQHRDKPVDLLAEAKSTFTEAAFYERDLGRLKDHLSAQRLNYRVFTAAVAMRNARWDGRE, encoded by the coding sequence ATGAGAGCGCAGCCATTCCATCGTGCGAAAGCTTCCGGCTTCACCCTGCTGGAAATCATGATCTCCACCGTGATCGTGTCCGTGATCATGCTGGTGTGCGTCACCGCGCTGGATCAGACACAACGCACCTGGAAGTATTCGCAGGCGAAAGTGGAGCAGTTCCGTGAAGCCCGCCTCGCCTTTGAAGCCATCACCCGACACATCTCACAGGCGACATTGAACACGTACTGGGACTATCACTATGCGGAAACAGGCACGAATGAGGCGCCGCCTGATGCCGCCGTGCAGCCCAGCGCGTACGTGCGCTTTTCCGAGCTTCAATTCCGCACCGATCAAACCATCAACCTCCTCGGAGCGACCACCACCCCCGCGGATCACCCGGGACATGCCGTTTTCTTCCAGGCGCCTCTCGGACTTTCGCAGCAGCATCGGGAGTTGGGCACCCTGCTGAATGCGCGTGGCTATTTCATCGAGTTCGGCAGTGATGTGAAGGATCGCCCTCCGTTTCTCGGTCAGCGTGGCATCGCAGAAAAATTTCGTTACCGCCTCATCGAATACCGCCCGCCTTCCGAGCGCGCTACCAGCGCGCCTGCATCCACTGAGCAGGGGAACACGGTGTACGTGAAGCCGGATGAATGGTTCCGCCAGGATCTCGCGACTTCATCGGAGCCACTGGCGGACAACATCATCCTCCTGCTCGTGTCTCCGCGTGTATCGGAGGCCACCGCAAAGGCTGCCAATCGGAATGTGTCATGGGTCGCCCCCAGCTACCGGTATAACTCACTCGATACAGACAACAGCACGACCACGGTGGAGCCCGTCCAGCTCAATGAGGACGGCTCGGCGAAACAAGGCACACAACACCTGTTGCCACCCCTCGTGCAGGTGACTCTCGTGGCGCTGGACGAGCCCTCGGCACAACGTCTGGCAGAGCAGCACCGTGACAAGCCCGTGGATCTTCTGGCCGAAGCCAAGTCCACCTTCACGGAAGCGGCTTTCTACGAGAGGGATCTCGGAAGGTTGAAGGACCACCTCTCCGCCCAGCGGCTGAATTACCGCGTCTTCACCGCCGCCGTCGCCATGCGCAACGCGCGCTGGGATGGACGCGAATAG
- the vccD gene encoding Verru_Chthon cassette protein D: MKTHRAFKTTGTAGFTLIEMLVVIVILGLLIAISAPGIDGILRSTRLSAAADDVRNFLSSAQQLAVAQNVEVEVRLYESVSGTAVDDTPRVRTLRTLVLRTSDIGVEGDYKPEGVALKLDDSMAISSETQLTSLLGRAFKSAGTNEEGRYVSFHFFPDGSTDLPSTQAWFLTILEAKHASQQNAPANFVTIQVHPTSGKLRTFRP; encoded by the coding sequence ATGAAGACCCATCGCGCATTCAAGACCACCGGCACGGCAGGATTCACCCTGATCGAAATGCTCGTGGTCATCGTCATCCTCGGCTTGCTCATTGCGATCAGCGCCCCGGGGATTGATGGCATTCTGCGCTCGACACGGCTGAGTGCGGCTGCCGATGACGTCCGCAACTTTCTCTCCAGTGCCCAGCAACTCGCCGTGGCGCAGAATGTGGAGGTGGAGGTGCGGCTCTACGAATCCGTCAGCGGCACCGCGGTGGATGACACCCCGCGTGTGCGTACGCTGCGGACTCTCGTATTGCGCACCAGCGACATTGGTGTCGAGGGAGACTACAAGCCTGAGGGCGTGGCATTGAAACTCGACGACTCGATGGCCATCAGCAGCGAGACGCAACTCACGTCACTGCTTGGGAGAGCCTTCAAGTCAGCGGGCACAAATGAAGAGGGCAGGTACGTCTCCTTCCACTTTTTCCCAGATGGCTCGACCGATTTGCCGTCCACACAGGCCTGGTTCCTCACGATTCTGGAGGCGAAGCATGCCTCGCAACAGAATGCACCGGCGAATTTTGTGACCATCCAGGTCCACCCTACCAGCGGCAAGCTGCGGACCTTCCGGCCCTGA